The following proteins are co-located in the Dyadobacter chenwenxiniae genome:
- the infB gene encoding translation initiation factor IF-2: protein MAEDKMMRLSQVARILNVGITTIVDHLSAKGYKVESNPNTKINSDQIDFLAKDFKSDDLKSSLSFKPVQTETPVETKEEKVKSDVDGILYFRNNPSKAEENPVVEESESNVQPAFENRLPGIKVVGKIDLDARRPAPTPPVEAPKPQVAKEVVSETKETQAPVVEPKAEPKPEPVAQLEPQTEPAQTQAPEKTPEPVTEQPKAEQPQQPKSEEPKSVAESVPEQQIEAETPKPAPVAESAPVQESVLVAEAPTTAVESAAPAAPVEEAAESNLIEAKGEQLRGLRVIGKIELPSDKNKKKDPVASSSDTAADKKRRRKRKRIRDGVVVAGENRPATAPADPNAPARPKEANVPPAANRTGNRPAAPGAPAAPGTTPAAGNAAARSGPNNRSNAGSNNRRGVKREEVSDKEVSDNIKATMARMGGGNTRNVGRGGKGTRRRDRGDQNDPNGFDSDETKVLRVTEFVSANDLASLMDVTVQEVISVCMSMGMFVSINQRLDAEAITFIADEFGFEVAFISAEEEVQNDVQEEIDEEGSLIERAPIVTIMGHVDHGKTSLLDYIRQENVASGEAGGITQHIGAYSVKTKTGKQVTFLDTPGHEAFTAMRARGANVTDVVIIVIAADDSVMPQTREAINHAQVAGAPIVFAFSKVDKAGANTEKIREELANMNLLVEEWGGKYQTQEISSKSGLGIDELLEKVLLEAELLELKANPNRRAVGAVVEASLDKGRGYVTTILVQTGTLKVGDVILAGSHYGKVKAMTDYLGKKLKTAGPSMPVQLLGINGAPQAGDRFNVFENERDARDIATKREQIQREQSIRTRKHITLEEIGRRKAIGSFRELNLIVKGDVDGSVEALSDSLLQLSTSEVQVNIIHKAVGQISESDVNLAIASDAIVIGFQVRPSSNAKKMAEQDQIEIRHYSVIYQAIDEIKDAMTGMLAPSIEEIITGNIEIREVFKISRIGTIAGCYVTDGYVKRSNKIRVVRDGIVLLTGEIDSLKRYKDDVQEVRNGYECGLSIKNYNDIEVGDIIESFELREVKRTL from the coding sequence ATGGCAGAAGATAAAATGATGCGCCTTAGCCAAGTGGCACGGATCCTGAACGTAGGAATTACTACGATCGTGGATCACCTGTCTGCCAAAGGGTATAAGGTGGAGAGTAACCCGAATACAAAGATTAATTCTGATCAGATTGATTTCCTTGCAAAGGATTTCAAATCTGATGATCTAAAATCATCCCTTTCCTTTAAACCTGTTCAGACTGAGACTCCGGTAGAAACAAAGGAAGAGAAAGTAAAAAGTGATGTTGATGGAATACTTTACTTCCGTAACAACCCTTCGAAAGCCGAAGAGAATCCTGTTGTTGAAGAAAGCGAATCAAATGTGCAACCCGCTTTCGAAAACCGCCTGCCCGGAATTAAGGTGGTTGGTAAAATAGATTTAGACGCAAGAAGACCTGCGCCGACACCGCCTGTCGAGGCGCCGAAACCGCAAGTTGCTAAGGAAGTCGTTTCGGAAACGAAAGAGACGCAAGCACCGGTGGTTGAGCCTAAGGCCGAACCAAAGCCCGAACCTGTTGCACAGCTTGAACCACAAACTGAGCCAGCACAGACGCAAGCTCCTGAAAAAACACCTGAACCTGTTACCGAGCAGCCGAAAGCTGAACAGCCTCAGCAGCCAAAATCCGAAGAGCCGAAATCAGTAGCTGAATCTGTTCCCGAGCAACAAATTGAGGCTGAAACGCCGAAACCCGCACCGGTTGCAGAAAGCGCACCGGTTCAAGAAAGCGTACTTGTTGCAGAAGCGCCAACGACAGCTGTGGAAAGTGCTGCACCAGCCGCTCCGGTTGAAGAGGCTGCCGAATCGAATTTAATAGAAGCCAAAGGAGAACAGCTGCGCGGACTTCGTGTAATAGGTAAGATTGAGCTTCCTTCTGATAAAAATAAGAAAAAAGACCCCGTTGCTTCCAGCAGCGATACTGCAGCAGATAAGAAACGCCGCAGAAAACGCAAGAGAATCCGCGATGGCGTGGTAGTTGCCGGTGAAAACCGCCCTGCTACTGCACCAGCAGATCCAAATGCACCTGCAAGACCTAAGGAGGCAAATGTTCCGCCAGCTGCAAACCGCACAGGAAACCGTCCGGCTGCTCCGGGAGCACCCGCCGCGCCAGGTACAACGCCGGCAGCAGGCAATGCAGCCGCCAGAAGCGGGCCTAACAACCGCAGCAATGCAGGCAGCAACAACCGCCGTGGCGTTAAAAGAGAGGAAGTTTCAGACAAAGAAGTTTCAGATAACATTAAGGCCACAATGGCCCGCATGGGTGGTGGAAACACCAGGAATGTAGGTCGTGGTGGTAAAGGGACGCGTCGCAGAGACCGCGGAGATCAGAACGATCCCAACGGCTTTGATTCAGACGAAACAAAAGTATTGCGCGTAACAGAATTTGTTTCGGCAAACGATTTGGCTTCACTAATGGATGTAACAGTTCAGGAAGTTATTTCGGTTTGTATGAGCATGGGCATGTTCGTGTCAATCAATCAGCGTCTGGATGCAGAAGCGATCACTTTCATCGCTGACGAATTTGGCTTTGAAGTTGCATTCATCTCGGCCGAAGAAGAAGTGCAGAATGATGTGCAGGAAGAAATTGATGAAGAAGGATCTCTTATAGAAAGAGCGCCGATTGTCACAATCATGGGTCACGTCGATCACGGTAAAACTTCCCTTCTGGATTATATCCGGCAGGAAAACGTTGCCAGTGGTGAAGCGGGCGGAATTACCCAGCACATTGGTGCATATAGTGTGAAGACCAAAACAGGAAAACAAGTAACATTCCTTGATACACCTGGTCACGAAGCATTTACAGCGATGCGTGCTCGTGGTGCCAATGTTACCGACGTTGTCATTATTGTGATTGCAGCAGACGATAGCGTGATGCCTCAAACGCGTGAAGCCATTAACCACGCACAAGTGGCTGGTGCGCCGATCGTATTTGCATTCAGTAAAGTGGATAAGGCGGGTGCTAACACAGAAAAGATCCGTGAAGAACTAGCCAACATGAACCTTCTGGTTGAAGAATGGGGTGGTAAATACCAAACTCAGGAAATTTCGTCCAAATCGGGATTGGGTATAGATGAGCTGCTTGAAAAAGTATTGCTTGAAGCCGAATTGCTGGAATTGAAAGCCAATCCAAATCGCCGTGCCGTAGGAGCAGTTGTAGAGGCTTCTCTTGACAAAGGTCGCGGATATGTAACTACAATCCTTGTACAGACCGGAACGCTGAAAGTGGGAGACGTTATTCTTGCTGGCTCGCATTACGGTAAAGTGAAAGCGATGACTGATTACCTGGGTAAAAAGCTTAAAACAGCCGGACCATCCATGCCAGTTCAGTTGCTGGGTATCAATGGAGCCCCGCAAGCAGGTGATCGCTTTAATGTTTTTGAAAACGAACGGGATGCGCGTGATATCGCCACCAAACGTGAGCAGATCCAACGCGAGCAGTCTATCCGGACGCGTAAGCACATTACGCTTGAAGAGATCGGGCGTCGTAAGGCCATCGGAAGCTTCCGTGAGCTGAACCTGATCGTTAAAGGTGACGTGGATGGATCGGTTGAAGCGCTTTCTGATTCATTATTGCAACTTTCTACGTCAGAAGTTCAGGTGAACATTATCCACAAAGCGGTGGGTCAGATCTCTGAATCGGATGTTAACCTTGCCATTGCCTCTGATGCGATTGTGATCGGGTTCCAGGTTCGTCCTTCTTCAAATGCGAAGAAAATGGCTGAGCAGGATCAAATCGAAATCCGTCATTACTCGGTCATTTATCAGGCCATCGACGAGATCAAAGATGCGATGACGGGTATGCTTGCACCTTCTATCGAGGAGATCATTACCGGAAATATTGAAATTCGCGAAGTATTTAAAATTAGCCGTATCGGAACAATTGCAGGTTGCTATGTTACCGATGGCTATGTGAAACGGAGCAATAAGATTCGCGTTGTTCGTGATGGTATTGTACTGCTGACCGGCGAAATTGACTCGCTGAAACGTTACAAAGATGACGTGCAGGAAGTTAGAAACGGTTACGAGTGCGGTTTGAGCATCAAGAATTACAACGACATAGAAGTGGGTGACATTATCGAAAGCTTCGAGCTTCGGGAGGTGAAAAGAACACTTTAA
- a CDS encoding endonuclease/exonuclease/phosphatase family protein: protein MKGLKNFLWFLYKCFAAYTLLIYILILWIPLKGWVAGFMMMSFPVVVIVHLVSIPIWFIVERKKALLPLVMAALAGIFLSRTYSFGHKADEQELARSFSVMNYNVHSFQRNEDLKDPQVRGNIGDMKSWISSSDADILCMSEYFSDRGKLLNINKALDSAGYVYSAFYSRNKAENHTHSWGLAVLSKYPILAQRDTIFEAQNGMLQADIKIKGDTVRIIAVHLYSMTLKLSALVHQKQMDGVKKEGKITFERMRNGFVRRSAEMSALETWINASPYPVIVCGDFNEIPYGYVYSKMRSLLRNGFEEKGDGFGFTFNHLPYYIRIDHQFYSDDELQIQDFTTFDKVDYSDHYPVMGHYQFKRDGLGEKKD from the coding sequence ATGAAAGGGTTAAAAAACTTCCTCTGGTTCCTCTACAAGTGCTTTGCGGCCTATACCCTGCTGATTTACATACTGATACTATGGATTCCGCTCAAAGGGTGGGTGGCCGGATTCATGATGATGTCCTTTCCGGTGGTGGTCATTGTCCATCTGGTCAGCATTCCAATCTGGTTTATTGTGGAGCGAAAAAAAGCATTATTGCCTTTGGTCATGGCTGCGTTGGCTGGGATATTTCTTTCCAGGACGTATTCTTTCGGTCATAAAGCTGACGAGCAGGAGCTTGCCAGGTCATTCTCTGTGATGAACTACAATGTGCACAGCTTTCAGCGAAATGAAGACCTGAAAGATCCCCAGGTCAGAGGGAACATTGGCGATATGAAAAGCTGGATATCCTCTTCGGATGCCGACATTCTTTGCATGTCAGAGTATTTCAGTGACCGTGGCAAGCTCCTTAACATCAATAAGGCGCTGGATAGCGCCGGATATGTGTACAGCGCATTTTATAGCCGCAATAAAGCTGAAAACCATACGCATTCCTGGGGACTTGCGGTTTTATCAAAGTATCCTATCCTTGCCCAGCGTGACACGATTTTCGAAGCGCAGAATGGCATGTTGCAGGCTGATATCAAAATCAAAGGCGATACGGTTCGCATCATTGCCGTGCACCTTTATTCGATGACATTGAAGCTCAGCGCACTGGTTCATCAAAAGCAGATGGATGGGGTTAAGAAAGAAGGAAAGATCACCTTCGAGCGCATGCGGAATGGTTTTGTAAGAAGATCGGCCGAAATGAGCGCCCTGGAAACCTGGATCAATGCCTCACCGTACCCTGTCATTGTTTGCGGAGACTTCAATGAGATCCCTTATGGTTACGTTTACAGCAAAATGCGTAGCTTACTCAGAAACGGTTTTGAAGAGAAAGGGGATGGGTTTGGCTTTACTTTTAATCATCTGCCTTATTATATCCGTATAGATCACCAATTTTACAGCGATGATGAGCTTCAAATCCAAGACTTTACTACATTCGATAAGGTTGACTATTCAGACCATTACCCGGTGATGGGACATTACCAGTTCAAACGTGACGGGCTAGGGGAGAAGAAAGATTAG
- the nusA gene encoding transcription termination factor NusA, whose protein sequence is MDSGILIESFAEFASSKNIDRPTMISVLEEVFRTMIRKKYGTDDNFDVIINPESGDLEMWRTREIVDDNSEDIWDYNKIPLAEARKIQSDFEVGEEVAEEVKLVEFGRRLVQTARQTLIQKIKDMEKEIMFEKYKDQVGEMITGEVYQTLRHEVIIVDSEGNELSLPRTEQISKDRFRKGESVKSVIHKVEMNNGSPRITLSRTSPVFLERLFEVEIPEIYDGIISVRRVVREPGERAKVAVESYDDRIDPVGACVGMKGSRIHSIVRELGNENIDVINYTDNLELLISRALSPAKVSSMQIDRDAKRVSVFLKPDQVSLAIGKGGQNIKLAGKLVGMEIDVFRDIEEQNDEDVDLTEFSDEIDEWIISELHKIGLDTAKSVLALNKEELVRRTDLEEATVEEVLDILRKEFE, encoded by the coding sequence ATGGATAGCGGAATATTAATTGAGTCATTCGCCGAGTTTGCAAGCTCCAAAAACATCGATCGTCCAACGATGATCAGTGTTTTGGAAGAAGTGTTTCGTACAATGATTCGCAAGAAATACGGCACCGATGATAATTTTGACGTAATCATTAACCCAGAAAGCGGAGACCTTGAAATGTGGCGGACACGAGAGATCGTCGACGACAACTCCGAGGACATATGGGATTATAACAAAATACCACTGGCAGAAGCCCGCAAGATTCAGAGTGACTTTGAAGTAGGTGAAGAGGTTGCAGAGGAAGTTAAGCTCGTTGAATTCGGCCGTAGGCTCGTTCAAACGGCAAGGCAGACTTTGATCCAGAAAATCAAAGACATGGAAAAAGAAATCATGTTCGAGAAATACAAGGATCAGGTGGGTGAAATGATTACCGGCGAGGTGTATCAGACATTGAGGCACGAAGTAATCATTGTCGATTCAGAAGGCAACGAACTTTCGCTTCCACGCACTGAGCAGATTTCAAAAGACCGTTTCAGGAAAGGAGAATCCGTTAAGTCTGTGATCCACAAAGTGGAAATGAACAATGGTTCTCCCCGGATCACGCTATCAAGAACTTCACCGGTTTTTCTGGAAAGGTTGTTCGAAGTTGAGATTCCTGAGATTTATGATGGAATTATTTCTGTAAGACGTGTTGTTCGTGAACCAGGGGAACGTGCAAAAGTAGCCGTTGAATCCTACGACGACAGAATTGACCCGGTTGGTGCCTGTGTAGGAATGAAAGGATCGCGTATCCATTCAATCGTGCGGGAACTTGGTAATGAGAATATAGATGTTATCAATTATACCGACAACCTTGAACTTCTGATCAGCAGGGCGCTGAGTCCGGCCAAGGTAAGTTCAATGCAAATTGACCGCGATGCCAAGCGCGTCTCTGTTTTCCTTAAACCCGACCAGGTTTCGCTGGCAATCGGTAAAGGTGGCCAGAACATTAAATTAGCGGGCAAGCTGGTCGGAATGGAAATTGATGTTTTCAGAGACATAGAAGAACAGAACGACGAAGACGTCGATTTGACCGAATTCTCTGATGAAATTGACGAATGGATTATCAGTGAACTGCACAAAATTGGTCTGGATACGGCCAAAAGTGTGCTGGCACTTAATAAGGAAGAACTTGTCAGAAGAACCGATCTTGAAGAAGCAACGGTTGAAGAAGTTCTTGACATTCTTCGAAAAGAGTTTGAATAA
- a CDS encoding bestrophin family protein, which produces MYVKQVFSIWRLLAGIWHGLLAVTAYATLVFYLFSYQHWHFLSFPISIITILGTALSLLLGFRTNSAYDRWWEARRVWGEIVNDSRSLVRQSISFIKTDKEEKDEVISNIAHLQIAWCYALTNSLRREPVLVYADLHLNAAEHDYASSQDNIPNAILNLIQSRFTELHEQNKIETLLYQNIDQTLQRLCDAMGKCERIKNTVFPTQYSFFVVLVIFIFTLVLPMGLVESIGRIAIPITFIISFLFLYVEWIAYVMQNPFENGPNDIPMTTLSRTIEINLLELIQAPKIPEKILPKNGVVM; this is translated from the coding sequence ATGTACGTAAAGCAAGTATTTTCAATCTGGCGGCTGCTCGCAGGAATCTGGCACGGGCTGCTTGCCGTCACAGCTTATGCCACACTGGTCTTTTACCTTTTCAGCTACCAGCACTGGCATTTTTTATCATTTCCCATATCGATCATTACCATTCTGGGCACAGCGCTTTCGCTGCTGCTGGGTTTCAGGACCAACTCCGCCTATGACCGTTGGTGGGAAGCGCGACGCGTTTGGGGCGAGATCGTCAATGACAGCAGGTCCTTGGTAAGACAATCCATTTCCTTTATTAAAACAGATAAAGAAGAAAAAGACGAAGTCATCTCCAACATTGCACATCTGCAAATCGCCTGGTGTTATGCGCTTACAAATTCGCTAAGAAGGGAACCCGTTTTGGTGTATGCGGACCTTCACTTAAATGCAGCAGAGCATGATTACGCTTCCAGTCAGGACAACATCCCCAATGCCATTTTAAACCTGATACAATCCCGGTTTACGGAGCTGCACGAACAAAACAAGATCGAAACGCTGCTCTACCAGAACATTGACCAGACCTTACAGCGGCTTTGTGATGCAATGGGAAAATGTGAGCGGATCAAAAACACCGTTTTTCCAACCCAGTACAGCTTTTTCGTCGTGCTGGTTATTTTCATTTTTACGCTTGTACTGCCCATGGGCCTGGTGGAAAGCATTGGAAGGATCGCTATTCCAATCACATTTATTATCTCGTTTCTCTTCCTTTATGTGGAATGGATTGCCTACGTCATGCAAAACCCATTTGAGAACGGGCCAAACGACATTCCGATGACCACATTATCGCGGACCATTGAGATCAACCTCTTGGAGCTGATCCAGGCCCCGAAAATCCCGGAGAAAATCCTGCCGAAGAATGGCGTGGTGATGTAA
- a CDS encoding DUF4270 family protein, with the protein MKFNSHFLKRSSTVLRLLVILGVTASLTGCEPSGDQIEAIVQPNVDDFAVQFSDTSTVILSTLAADSVMTGGPSRLLVGRNIDPYFGKYQATAFFQPTTSNAIAVPELAVYDSLTLSLKYDNYAHGDTTIAMNITVHQLLEDMTKKGAYYNSNSTPYAATPLGKVRVVPTPRSSGTLKIRLSDKLGKQIFEMAKENQLPSNTEWIDLVKGLALIPGASDNGAIIGFTLIDDNTSIQLHYHLTGDDGITKDSSLIKSNAGYNQILGDRKGTQLAKLPTTSRVSLPSSQSGNMSFIQAGLAVAMRVDLPTIDELKLNPYAVVNKAFLRVSPLKASVTNFYPAPSRLYAYLVNKNNEFYLGADGRPEPLSRDPRDNSAIPTALRVDLINNTAYYEFDLSSFLTSILATSGENTTGLLIRTSPFNTDPQSGPEYNTEFSKSAARLVIGDQRNSDPGVKLQLYYTTVKVR; encoded by the coding sequence ATGAAATTCAATTCGCATTTTCTTAAAAGATCTTCGACGGTTCTTAGATTACTGGTCATACTGGGTGTAACAGCCTCTCTTACGGGTTGTGAACCTTCGGGAGATCAGATTGAAGCCATCGTCCAGCCTAATGTTGATGATTTTGCCGTGCAATTTTCAGATACATCTACGGTTATACTTTCTACGCTGGCTGCGGATTCGGTGATGACAGGAGGGCCTTCCCGTCTTTTGGTGGGTAGAAACATTGATCCTTATTTCGGTAAATACCAGGCGACTGCATTTTTTCAGCCTACCACAAGCAATGCAATCGCTGTTCCCGAACTAGCCGTTTATGACTCGCTGACGCTTTCGCTAAAATATGATAATTATGCCCATGGCGATACAACTATTGCCATGAATATTACCGTGCACCAGCTTTTGGAGGATATGACTAAAAAAGGAGCCTATTATAATTCCAATAGCACGCCGTATGCAGCAACCCCGCTTGGAAAAGTTAGGGTGGTGCCAACTCCAAGATCAAGCGGAACGCTCAAAATCAGACTTTCTGACAAACTAGGGAAACAGATATTTGAGATGGCCAAAGAAAACCAGCTTCCCAGCAATACGGAATGGATTGACCTTGTTAAGGGCTTGGCATTGATTCCCGGCGCTTCGGATAATGGAGCTATCATTGGCTTTACGCTTATTGATGACAATACTTCGATCCAGCTGCATTACCATTTAACGGGCGACGATGGAATTACAAAAGATTCTTCATTAATTAAATCAAATGCGGGCTACAATCAGATTTTAGGGGACAGGAAGGGCACGCAGTTGGCAAAGCTGCCTACTACGAGCAGGGTCTCGCTACCATCATCGCAATCGGGTAACATGTCTTTCATCCAGGCAGGTTTGGCCGTTGCCATGCGAGTGGATTTACCCACGATTGATGAGTTGAAATTGAATCCTTATGCGGTTGTTAATAAAGCTTTTTTGCGCGTGTCCCCCTTGAAGGCGTCGGTAACGAATTTTTATCCTGCGCCCTCGAGGTTATATGCATATTTGGTGAATAAAAACAATGAGTTCTATTTGGGAGCGGATGGGCGTCCTGAGCCACTAAGTAGGGATCCGAGGGATAATTCTGCTATTCCTACTGCGTTAAGAGTTGACCTTATCAATAATACGGCCTATTACGAGTTTGATCTAAGCAGTTTTTTGACATCAATTTTGGCCACCAGTGGTGAGAACACAACCGGTTTATTGATTAGGACTTCACCATTTAATACTGACCCGCAAAGCGGTCCTGAGTATAACACCGAATTCAGCAAAAGTGCAGCGCGGCTTGTGATCGGTGATCAGAGAAACAGCGATCCGGGCGTAAAATTGCAGCTTTATTATACTACGGTAAAAGTGCGTTAG
- the rimP gene encoding ribosome maturation factor RimP — protein sequence MTIKEQLEALLEPFLQDGDCFLVDIIIKPSKVSQKVSILVDSDEGITIQQCTSISRRLAKQLEELEVFADAYTLEVSSPGLDQPLLLHRQYRKNLGRNLKVTLKTGEVISGTLIEASEEIVKLQLPAPKKKAKIPIDPAELIREIPFDDISKALIEISFK from the coding sequence ATGACAATAAAAGAGCAGTTGGAAGCTTTGCTGGAACCATTTTTACAGGATGGCGACTGTTTCCTTGTAGATATCATTATTAAGCCTTCCAAGGTAAGTCAAAAAGTGTCAATTCTTGTCGACAGCGACGAAGGGATTACCATTCAGCAATGTACATCCATCAGCAGGAGATTGGCCAAGCAACTGGAAGAGCTGGAAGTTTTTGCTGACGCCTACACACTTGAAGTTTCATCACCCGGATTAGACCAGCCTTTGCTTTTGCACAGGCAATATCGAAAAAACCTGGGTAGGAATTTAAAGGTTACTTTGAAAACGGGAGAGGTCATTTCGGGGACATTGATCGAGGCGAGTGAAGAAATTGTAAAATTACAGTTACCTGCACCTAAAAAGAAAGCGAAAATACCCATTGACCCAGCTGAGTTGATCCGGGAAATTCCGTTTGACGATATTTCAAAGGCTTTAATAGAAATTTCATTTAAATAA
- a CDS encoding DUF4907 domain-containing protein, which yields MSSKKKLIVIVGILAFAAVTYIILPKGDIGADGKGLRRLKVEAFKVDSGWAYRILDKDTPIIEQRSIPGIAGNSGFKDEQSALRTGKLVESKLEKGIFPPSVSASELDSLGIDF from the coding sequence GTGAGTAGCAAGAAAAAACTCATTGTTATAGTCGGCATACTGGCCTTTGCTGCTGTCACTTATATCATTCTTCCCAAAGGAGATATAGGTGCAGACGGCAAAGGCCTTCGCCGTTTAAAGGTAGAAGCTTTCAAAGTTGATTCTGGCTGGGCTTACAGGATTCTTGATAAGGACACGCCCATCATTGAGCAGCGCAGCATACCGGGCATTGCCGGCAACAGCGGTTTTAAAGACGAGCAGTCTGCTTTAAGAACAGGCAAACTCGTAGAGAGCAAACTCGAAAAAGGCATTTTCCCCCCTTCGGTATCGGCAAGCGAGCTGGATAGTCTTGGAATAGACTTTTAA
- a CDS encoding Kelch repeat-containing protein, translating into MFNTLKKTSLALLVASTAFISLSCNKDDPEADKMGNWYRAGIPSFGGSARARAVSFVIGNKGYIGTGLTNETVQRVKDFWSYDATTKIWSQVAPFEGSGRNDAVAFVLGGKAYVGTGFDGVTTVDGGYKKDFYQYDPISNKWTKKADFAGGTRQYATAFVTDNRAYVGLGWNGSGYYQDFYEYNATTDKWTERATFTGGKRRGAVSFTVGGKAYVGFGQTNSGTGEPKDLYSFDPAGNSGTGAWTRMEANTDDKLTGRSYAFSFVINDKAYIVGGNGKSDTWEYTPGTNTWTEVAPFDGVRAFAAGFAIGNTGYLGTGGSITDDFWAFDPTAPVNDDDDL; encoded by the coding sequence ATGTTTAATACCTTAAAAAAGACTTCATTAGCCCTTCTGGTTGCTTCAACCGCATTTATTTCCCTCAGTTGCAATAAAGATGATCCCGAAGCAGACAAAATGGGAAACTGGTATAGAGCAGGCATTCCTAGTTTCGGAGGATCAGCCAGGGCTCGCGCAGTAAGCTTTGTAATTGGTAATAAGGGATATATCGGAACAGGGCTTACGAACGAGACTGTTCAAAGAGTTAAAGATTTCTGGTCCTATGACGCAACGACAAAAATCTGGTCACAAGTTGCTCCGTTTGAGGGATCCGGCAGAAATGATGCAGTTGCTTTTGTACTGGGTGGCAAAGCTTATGTTGGTACCGGTTTTGATGGTGTCACCACTGTGGATGGCGGATACAAGAAGGATTTTTATCAATACGATCCTATTAGCAATAAATGGACCAAAAAAGCTGATTTTGCCGGGGGAACCCGCCAGTATGCAACCGCCTTTGTAACGGATAACAGGGCATATGTCGGCCTTGGATGGAATGGAAGCGGTTACTATCAGGATTTTTACGAATATAATGCAACGACGGATAAGTGGACTGAAAGGGCAACCTTTACAGGTGGAAAACGCAGGGGCGCAGTTTCATTTACAGTTGGTGGTAAAGCATATGTGGGTTTTGGCCAGACCAATTCGGGAACCGGAGAACCCAAAGATCTTTACAGCTTTGATCCTGCCGGAAATAGCGGGACTGGTGCCTGGACAAGGATGGAAGCCAACACGGATGATAAATTGACAGGAAGATCTTATGCATTCTCGTTCGTAATCAATGACAAAGCTTATATAGTGGGTGGAAATGGCAAATCCGACACCTGGGAGTATACACCAGGCACCAATACATGGACTGAAGTTGCACCGTTCGACGGTGTCAGAGCTTTTGCAGCTGGATTTGCAATCGGTAACACGGGCTACCTTGGAACCGGAGGAAGCATCACGGACGATTTCTGGGCATTTGATCCAACTGCACCAGTAAATGACGACGACGACCTGTAA